A genomic stretch from Clavelina lepadiformis chromosome 5, kaClaLepa1.1, whole genome shotgun sequence includes:
- the LOC143460409 gene encoding dynein axonemal assembly factor 1-like isoform X2: MPLIVELPDEAPPDVTDITDTSNQDNDSIQSNFQQGSVPSQESGDTMSNLQTDFLCQEVSECGKNQTSTSTRDEFLPTKENAEKMEGLSVEEIVDSNKREDEEELMSDATSTTTDTLSTIDTVSTVEEKQDIEESREDLLPKSSIDMEKLESLYPGWKLAADVKSVHKRRVEDMKKESEGRTMEDLVHDMNERAKLSTSYVATTPGQTKSALPKTSPAPEKEIIPEKKVTFELPGHANKQNEPMYMELSEVKQESVENSPRLDESASESLEPVVSEDIEQAETPEERANREKEEKEMAKYPRMTKDSLKKICKKHKLYSTPYLNDNLYLHYKGWWRIENLDEYTGLKCLWLEVNGLRKMENLDKLVNLRCLYLQQNLFDKIENLEKLEDLRVLNISNNQLTKIENLSCLPRLESLQLAHNHISSKEALQHLVECEAISVLDLSHNHIEDPDVIDVFEAMPNLRVLNLMGNPVIKKIRFYRKKLTVRLKNLTYLDDRPVFPRDRACAEAWDEGGHEAEKAERQRWVNKERAKIQASIDYLHNIRKEAEAKRQEQGIELTSDVTPVPMFDDTAPGETRATIPTQETSENVVIDEDMTNSENNVDVIDDLQSANIEDKTSLTTPKTNLLKDRSETDGDPEVIEIQKSEAKFNLDDLPDLEDVDVTELEDFSEQNNLPLYRPKIEVLEDNFMEPKPNKDEFRRLLIEDITDESKNGSNDIIQSEIKKKKDSETAKSISGSDLDDVDLETELD; the protein is encoded by the exons ATGCCTTTAATTGTTGAACTTCCGGATGAAGCGCCACCAGATGTCACCGACATAACGGACACTTCAAATCAA GATAATGACAGCATACAATCTAATTTCCAACAGGGATCAGTCCCAAGTCAAGAaagtggtgatactatgagcaAT TTGCAGACAGACTTTTTGTgccaagaggtgtcagaatgCGGAAAAAATCAAACATCAACATCAACCCGTGACGAATTTCTCCCAACCAAAGAGAATGCTGAAA AGATGGAAGGCTTGTCTGTGGAGGAGATAGTTGATTCAAATAAACGTGAAGACGAAGAAGAATTGATGTCCGATGCCACGTCAACCACTACAGATACTTTGTCCACCATTGATACAGTGTCTACTGTTGAG GAAAAGCAGGATATTGAAGAAAGCAGAGAGGATTTGC TTCCCAAATCATCCATTGACATGGAAAAACTGGAAAGTCTTTACCCAGGTTGGAAATTGGCAGCAGATGTCAAAAGTGTGCACAAAAGGAGAGTGG AAGACATGAAAAAAGAATCGGAAGGTCGAACTATGGAGGATTTGGTCCATGATATGAATGAAAGGGCTAAACTTAGT ACCTCATATGTTGCTACCACTCCAGGCCAGACTAAATCGGCTTTACCAAAAACATCCCCCGCACCAGAGAAGGAAATTATTCCTgagaaaaaagttacttttgaACTACCAGGACACGCTAACAAAC AAAATGAACCTATGTACATGGAACTTAGCGAAGTCAAACAGGAAAGTGTCGAAAACTCACCAAGATTGGATGAATCTGCTAG TGAAAGTCTTGAACCAGTTGTTAGCGAAGACATTGAACAAGCAGAGACTCCAGAAGAGAGAGCAAACAGAGagaaagaggaaaaagaaatgGCAAAATATCCTCG AATGACCAAAGACTCACTGAAGAAGATATgcaaaaaacacaaactttATTCCACGCCATATTTAAATGACAACTTGTACTTGCACTACAaag GGTGGTGGAGAATCGAGAACCTTGACGAATACACGGGACTCAAATGTCTTTGGCTGGAAGTAAACGGCTTGAGGAAAATGGAAAATCTTGACAAGTTGGTTAATCTTAG GTGCCTCTacttgcaacaaaatttattcgataaaattgaaaaccttGAGAAATTGGAGGATCTTCGCGTTCTGAACATATCCAATAACCAGctaacaaaaattgaaaatctGT CTTGTCTTCCAAGGCTGGAGAGTTTGCAATTGGCACATAACCACATTTCCTCCAAGGAGGCGTTACAGCACCTAGTGGAATGTGAGGCTATCTCTGTTCTAGATCTCTCTCATAACCATATCGAAGATCCAGATGTTATTGACGTGTTTGAAGCCATGCCCAATTTG AGGGTCTTAAATCTGATGGGAAATCCAGTCATAAAGAAAATACGTTTTTATCGCAAAAAGTTAACAGTTAGATTGAAGAACCTAACTTATCTGGATGACCG GCCGGTGTTTCCCCGAGATCGGGCATGCGCCGAGGCTTGGGACGAAGGTGGCCACGAGGCTGAGAAAGCCGAACGGCAGAGATGGGTCAACAAAGAACGCGCTAAGATTCAG GCGAGCATTGACTACCTGCACAATATAAGAAAGGAAGCAGAAGCAAAGAGACAGGAGCAAGGGATAGAAT TGACGTCAGATGTGACGCCAGTCCCCATGTTTGATGACACCGCACCGGGAGAAACAAGGGCGACAATACCAACCCAAGAAACTAGTGAAAATGTTGTCATCGACGAAGACATGACAAACAGTGAAAATAACGTCGATGTTATTGATGACTTACAGAGTGCGAATATTGAAGACAAAACTTCCTTAACAACTCCTAAAACGAACCTTTTGAAAGACAGAAGTGAAACAG ACGGCGATCCAGAAGTGATCGAAATCCAGAAATCTGAGGCGAAGTTTAATCTTGACGATTTGCCGGACCTTGAAGATGTTGATGTCACCGAATTGGAAGACTTCTCCGAGCAAAATAACTTG CCCCTATATCGACCGAAAATAGAGGTTTTGGAGGATAATTTCATGGAACCCAAGCCTAATAAAGATGAATTTAGAAGATTGCTTATTGAAGATATAACAGATGAATCCAAA AACGGATCAAATGATATTATACAATCGgaaatcaaaaagaaaaaagattcGGAGACAGCAAAAAGTATTTCt ggtTCTGACTTGGATGATGTAGATCTAGAAACTGAACTAGACTGA
- the LOC143460409 gene encoding dynein axonemal assembly factor 1-like isoform X3, protein MPLIVELPDEAPPDVTDITDTSNQDNDSIQSNFQQGSVPSQESGDTMSNLQTDFLCQEVSECGKNQTSTSTRDEFLPTKENAEKMEGLSVEEIVDSNKREDEEELMSDATSTTTDTLSTIDTVSTVEEKQDIEESREDLLPKSSIDMEKLESLYPGWKLAADVKSVHKRRVDMKKESEGRTMEDLVHDMNERAKLSTSYVATTPGQTKSALPKTSPAPEKEIIPEKKVTFELPGHANKPENEPMYMELSEVKQESVENSPRLDESASESLEPVVSEDIEQAETPEERANREKEEKEMAKYPRMTKDSLKKICKKHKLYSTPYLNDNLYLHYKGWWRIENLDEYTGLKCLWLEVNGLRKMENLDKLVNLRCLYLQQNLFDKIENLEKLEDLRVLNISNNQLTKIENLSCLPRLESLQLAHNHISSKEALQHLVECEAISVLDLSHNHIEDPDVIDVFEAMPNLRVLNLMGNPVIKKIRFYRKKLTVRLKNLTYLDDRPVFPRDRACAEAWDEGGHEAEKAERQRWVNKERAKIQASIDYLHNIRKEAEAKRQEQGIELTSDVTPVPMFDDTAPGETRATIPTQETSENVVIDEDMTNSENNVDVIDDLQSANIEDKTSLTTPKTNLLKDRSETDGDPEVIEIQKSEAKFNLDDLPDLEDVDVTELEDFSEQNNLPLYRPKIEVLEDNFMEPKPNKDEFRRLLIEDITDESKNGSNDIIQSEIKKKKDSETAKSISGSDLDDVDLETELD, encoded by the exons ATGCCTTTAATTGTTGAACTTCCGGATGAAGCGCCACCAGATGTCACCGACATAACGGACACTTCAAATCAA GATAATGACAGCATACAATCTAATTTCCAACAGGGATCAGTCCCAAGTCAAGAaagtggtgatactatgagcaAT TTGCAGACAGACTTTTTGTgccaagaggtgtcagaatgCGGAAAAAATCAAACATCAACATCAACCCGTGACGAATTTCTCCCAACCAAAGAGAATGCTGAAA AGATGGAAGGCTTGTCTGTGGAGGAGATAGTTGATTCAAATAAACGTGAAGACGAAGAAGAATTGATGTCCGATGCCACGTCAACCACTACAGATACTTTGTCCACCATTGATACAGTGTCTACTGTTGAG GAAAAGCAGGATATTGAAGAAAGCAGAGAGGATTTGC TTCCCAAATCATCCATTGACATGGAAAAACTGGAAAGTCTTTACCCAGGTTGGAAATTGGCAGCAGATGTCAAAAGTGTGCACAAAAGGAGAGTGG ACATGAAAAAAGAATCGGAAGGTCGAACTATGGAGGATTTGGTCCATGATATGAATGAAAGGGCTAAACTTAGT ACCTCATATGTTGCTACCACTCCAGGCCAGACTAAATCGGCTTTACCAAAAACATCCCCCGCACCAGAGAAGGAAATTATTCCTgagaaaaaagttacttttgaACTACCAGGACACGCTAACAAAC cAGAAAATGAACCTATGTACATGGAACTTAGCGAAGTCAAACAGGAAAGTGTCGAAAACTCACCAAGATTGGATGAATCTGCTAG TGAAAGTCTTGAACCAGTTGTTAGCGAAGACATTGAACAAGCAGAGACTCCAGAAGAGAGAGCAAACAGAGagaaagaggaaaaagaaatgGCAAAATATCCTCG AATGACCAAAGACTCACTGAAGAAGATATgcaaaaaacacaaactttATTCCACGCCATATTTAAATGACAACTTGTACTTGCACTACAaag GGTGGTGGAGAATCGAGAACCTTGACGAATACACGGGACTCAAATGTCTTTGGCTGGAAGTAAACGGCTTGAGGAAAATGGAAAATCTTGACAAGTTGGTTAATCTTAG GTGCCTCTacttgcaacaaaatttattcgataaaattgaaaaccttGAGAAATTGGAGGATCTTCGCGTTCTGAACATATCCAATAACCAGctaacaaaaattgaaaatctGT CTTGTCTTCCAAGGCTGGAGAGTTTGCAATTGGCACATAACCACATTTCCTCCAAGGAGGCGTTACAGCACCTAGTGGAATGTGAGGCTATCTCTGTTCTAGATCTCTCTCATAACCATATCGAAGATCCAGATGTTATTGACGTGTTTGAAGCCATGCCCAATTTG AGGGTCTTAAATCTGATGGGAAATCCAGTCATAAAGAAAATACGTTTTTATCGCAAAAAGTTAACAGTTAGATTGAAGAACCTAACTTATCTGGATGACCG GCCGGTGTTTCCCCGAGATCGGGCATGCGCCGAGGCTTGGGACGAAGGTGGCCACGAGGCTGAGAAAGCCGAACGGCAGAGATGGGTCAACAAAGAACGCGCTAAGATTCAG GCGAGCATTGACTACCTGCACAATATAAGAAAGGAAGCAGAAGCAAAGAGACAGGAGCAAGGGATAGAAT TGACGTCAGATGTGACGCCAGTCCCCATGTTTGATGACACCGCACCGGGAGAAACAAGGGCGACAATACCAACCCAAGAAACTAGTGAAAATGTTGTCATCGACGAAGACATGACAAACAGTGAAAATAACGTCGATGTTATTGATGACTTACAGAGTGCGAATATTGAAGACAAAACTTCCTTAACAACTCCTAAAACGAACCTTTTGAAAGACAGAAGTGAAACAG ACGGCGATCCAGAAGTGATCGAAATCCAGAAATCTGAGGCGAAGTTTAATCTTGACGATTTGCCGGACCTTGAAGATGTTGATGTCACCGAATTGGAAGACTTCTCCGAGCAAAATAACTTG CCCCTATATCGACCGAAAATAGAGGTTTTGGAGGATAATTTCATGGAACCCAAGCCTAATAAAGATGAATTTAGAAGATTGCTTATTGAAGATATAACAGATGAATCCAAA AACGGATCAAATGATATTATACAATCGgaaatcaaaaagaaaaaagattcGGAGACAGCAAAAAGTATTTCt ggtTCTGACTTGGATGATGTAGATCTAGAAACTGAACTAGACTGA